The nucleotide window TCTTATTCTGCTATAAGAGTCCATGGGCTTCAAAACCTGAAAgaaaattacatctttatttgTACTAAGCTCTAACTGAAATCTAGCATTTATTCCCATTATGAATGGAGGCAGTGACCATAGTAGTATTAGCAGCACCCAAATTTCTCACCAATAATAATTCCAAataggacctggctggtgtggctgagtggattgagcatcagccggccaaacaaaaggttgctggttcgatttccagtcagggcacatgcctgggttgtaggccaggccctcagttgcagtcttgcaagaggcaaccggtcGATGTTTCGCTgcccctttttcttcctccctttccctctttctaaaaataaataaaataaaatacttatccctggctggtgtggctcagtggattgtgtgccggcctgcaaaccaaagggtcgccaattcgattcccagccagggcacatgcctgggttgtagcccgggtccccagtagggggcatgctagaggcaaccacacattgatgtttctctccctctctccctcccttcccctctctaaaggtaaatggataaaatctttaaaaaaaattttaaaacaagaaatctCAAATATGTTCATGTTACATTGTACTTAGAGAGGCATCTCCAAGTATTGCACAAGCTCATCACTACTTCCAAACCCAGGAGTCATGAGACCCAATGCTGTATCTTAATATTGAATGCATTAATAAAGAACGTGTGTTAGAGGCCACCAGTTTTAACTGCCTCAAGTTAAATTTAAGGAATGCATTTTAAAGAGATAGAGATTGCATTTGAACAATTACAAAAGTTATCACCAACAGGTCAATCATTATACACTAGCCAACACAAACTACAAAACGCAAAAATTTAGACACCCACAGAAAAACTGGACAGGAAAACAGTTAAATTCTTTGTTATCTATCTTTCCATGTCAGatcaaatagttaaaaaatgaGTGAGGACACTATGTCTCTAGAAAGATAGAATGAATAGATACAGAACTAGTTTTACCCCCTACAAAGAAGACAGCAACTCATGGGCCCTAAGTTAAAGAGatccttttttttattgattgagttttagagagagacagagagagggagggagagggaggaagggagagagaaacattgcattgttattccacttatttacgtattcatctgttgattcttttatgtgccctgcctggggattgaacccaaaaccttgtTTGTAACAAaacaatgctgtaaccaactgagctagcagAACCTGAAAAGACAGTTTGAGCCTTAGCctaagtggctcagttggttggagcattgtcctataaccaaaaggttaacaatttgattcccagtcagggcatacacctaGGTTGCATGTCTGtggcatgtatggaaggcaaccgattgatgcttctctctctctctccaaagattttatttatttttagagagagaggaagggaaggagaaagagagggagagaaacatcaatgtgtggttgcctttcacatgccccctactggggacctggcctgcaacccaggcatgtgccctgactgggagtcgaaccagcaaccctttggtttacaggcctgcactccatccactgaactAGAGCAGGGCCGATGCTTCtcttttgcattgatgtttctctctctcttcctccatctttaaaaaaaatcaatgaaatagggtattaatatttaataataattaagatactttaaaaaggttgtatttatttatttttagagagagaggaagggagggagaaagaaagaagcatcaatgtgtggctgcctcccatgtaccccccactggggacttggcccacaacccaggtatgtgccctaactgggaattgaactagcaaccctttggtttgcaggctggcactcaatccactgagacacaccagccagggcagatactTTGATAGTGGACTTCAATGTCATTGATTTCCTCTATGACCTTTCTCAGAAGGGGCTCGATTCCATTGAAGTCTCTatccaggaaggaaaaaggactgaGGCTAGGGCTCTGAGGTCCATCCTGGGGCGTGTGAAAGGAATTGACAAGCCTCTCTGGACAGGTGGCCAATGGGATTCaagcaggagagaagggaggaatgcGGAAGGGTCAACAGAGTTGCTGGGCAGAGGCAGACTTCAGGTGGCtctgagggagggggaggtgcaTCTGGGACCTGTGTGGAGCAACGCAGGAATCAGATCTCGGTGACAGACATTCACAGTGTCAGCTACTGGAAGACAAGCCTGGGCATTAGGGAGCAGGGACTCCAAGGGACTAACTTGTTATAAAGTTACCTGACATACCAGCACCTCCATcagggttctcttttttctttctttaaatcgACTTCATTGAAATACAAGTTATAGACACTACAATGTGTCCATTTGGAGTGCCCAGTTCACTAAGACTTGGCAATGTATACATCTGTGTAATCACAAGCACAATCAAGATATATAACGTTTCTATAATCCCTAAGCAGGGTTCTTTTCAGTCCGTCTTGCAGTATTTAATCTATCAGGCTGTGCTCCTTTCCCTCAGTGGGTTATCTAGCTATAGACTCTCAAACCCCTGCagaaaagagaggggggaaagccCCTCGCTTTTATCCTCGTCCGGGATGCGGTGTGGTGTGTTGTTCTAAGAGCACCGATTCTGGAGCCAGGTTACCTGGGGTCAACCTGAGCTCTGACCCGGGTCACAGTGCAGTGGGGACAGTGAGACACCCTTCCCTAGGCCTGTCGCAAATGGGCGGCTCCTGCAGATGCTAGCTGTCAATGTCTCATTGTTATTCCAGTTTCGAGATCCAGAGTACGGGGAATGGTTTGGCTACCTAAACCGAGAGGGGACTGTTGCCCTCACCATCAAGGGGGGTCCTTTCAAAGGTGAGTGGGGGACGGGAGGCTCCACGGGCTACGGGAACTTGGCGGACCCCGGTCCTCCCAACCCGCCATCTGTCCTCTCCCCGCAGGCTGCTTCCACGTGCCGCGGTGCCTAGCCATGTGCGAGGAGATGCTGGACGCTCTGCTGAGCCGCCTCGCCCAGGTCCCTGATCGCGGCGCCGCGTCCCCGTCCGCCGATCCCGCCTGCTGAAGCGCTGAATAAAGCTGAGGATGCTACACTGCCCGCGTGCGCGTATCTGTGGGGTCGCCGGGGTTGGGTGTAGCCGCCGTCCTTGCAGGACGGCACCTGTTCGCCCAGATGGTAGCCCGCCCGCCGACAGTCCTGACTGCTCGGTGCATTAGCCTTCCCCGAGCACCGCCCCGCCCGCCGACGGTACCGCCCCAGCCCTCGGGGATCTGGCTCATTGGCCGTGCGGCCGAGAGGGCGGGTGCGGCGGCGAGCACTTCCGGCCGGTGGCCAGTCTCGGAGCGCACCTCCCcttccgcccccgcccccgcaagcccgcgcccggccccggccccggccccgtgTCACTTTGGATCGCGGCGGCAGCTGACTGCGCGTTCACGAGCCGCTGGGAGCCGCGATCCCCGCCGCCGTTATGAACATCCGCAATGCGAGGGTGAGGGGCCAGGGCGGAAGGCTGTCCGCGCCGCGTGGGTGCAGGTCGGGTGGCCGCGTGCGCATGCTCCCGAGGGGCCTGCCGCGTCCCGGGCCGGCCGTCCTGCGCGGGGAGGTGAAGGCCAAGGTGTCCGTGGGGTGGACCTACCCGAAGAGGGGGCCGGACCTACCCGAAGAGGGGGCCGGGGCTGCGGACCCCGTCTTTGCGGGATGTCGGGGTTCAGTTGCGTGGTGTCCGGGAGCCCCCCGTGGCACCCACGTTCATACCACGGACAGACGATTTTTGCACGGCGCCTGTGGGCCAGGCCTGTGTAAAGACAGCCACTGGCCGGCTAAGtcctgcggggggtgggggtggtcggTGACTAGACAGACAGCAGGAAGGCTTCTGACAGGACCGAGGCCTGCTTAGTCACCGCAGTTCCAGGCCTGACTGCATTCCACTGCCCTCCTCCCCGCAGCCAGAGGACCTGATGAACATGCAGCACTGCAACCTCCTGTGCCTGCCAGAGAACTACCAGATGAAATACTATTTCTACCATGGCCTCTCCTGGCCccaggtgggcagctgggggaTTTGGGGACTGCAGACATCAGGCATCAGTTTGGGAGGAGTGGGTGTTTTCACCCAGAGTGGGTAGCTTAGAACTGgaccaagggagggagggacaggattCACACCTCTGTCTGTTCTCTCCCTGGGAAAGAAAGGGGCGCAGTGTGCTGCGGGGAAACCAAGCCACTGGGCCTGGAGGTCAGGAGCTGTCACTGTACTCACCACTTGATGGACTTCTGTCTGTCATGTAGAGGGCGGGCTGTGGGCCGAGGTGTCCCCTAAGGGCTCCTCACCTGGGACAGGAAGttgttttctgacttctttttcctccctGTCACCCAGCTCTCTTACATCGCTGAGGATGAGAATGGGAAGATTGTGGGGTATGTCCTGGCCAAAATGTGAGTCACCAACAAGGGAGAGAAGCTGGGTgtgggagctgggtggggagggggcggcgtAGGAACACTGCACGTGTTTGGTGGATGCTGCCTGggttgggttttttctttttctttttttttttttttcattaatttacagactgttttttagtttagttttaagCTCACTGCAAAATTGAATGGGAAGTACAGAGTTCTTATATACCCTTTCCCCCCTAGTTTCCTTTATTGTTAAGGCCTTGTGGTATATTTGTTACACTGGATGCAACAGTATTGCTGCATTGTTAAAGTCTATAGTCCCCATTAAGTTTTATTCTTGGTGGTGTACTTTCTGTGGATTTACACAAATAtctaatgacatgtatccactaTTAGAATGCCATGcagagtagtttcactgtcctaaaataaaaatcctctctgtgtgcttgcctctttttcccaccctcttcctcctgGCAACTACTGATCTTTGTACTGTctcatagttttaccttttccagaatgtcattcACTTGCAACCAGAAACTatacagccttttcagattggcttctttcacttagtaatgtgAATTTGTTACTCCATGTCTCTTCATGGCTTGcgagctcatttctttttatcactggacaatattccattgtactcCGTTGACACTACATGTGGCTGCTGTGAAGGGTGTTGGGTGTCCCAGCTGTCCCCCCATCCCAGGTCTGGGGGAACTTTGGGGCCAGCCAGAGGAGTTCGTGCTCCTGCCATGTACATatgcggggtgggggtgcagggtagTAGCTgcatcctttcctttcttcttgctctaGGGAAGAGGACCCAGATGATGTGCCCCATGGACATATCACCTCACTGGTGCGTAGGGCCCATGCAGGCTCTGATGGGGGTGGAAGTAGGGGTTAGTTGGGGCAGCCCTTGAGGACGCACCCTTCTTTCACCAGGCTGTGAAGCGTTCCCACCGACGCCTTGGCCTGGCTCAGAAGCTGATGGACCAGGCCTCCCGAGCCATGATTGAGAACTTCAATGCCAAATATGTTTCCCTGCATGTCAGGAAGAGGTGGAAGCCAGGGCCTAGGGAAGGGAGGAGTAGGGAGGAGATACCGTCTTGATGTGGATCCTGGGGTGCCCTGGCTTTTGGAGAAGATCTGGAAGTGGGattagtggggagggggggcgctAGGAAGAGGGATAGGACCTGGACGTGCTATCCCTGCCTGACCGAGCCTGTGCAGCTCAGTAGTGCCTTGTTCCCCTGCAGTAACCGGGCCGCCCTGCACCTCTATTCCAACACCCTCAACTTTCAGTAAGTAGATCTAGATTTTTCTAATGTAGTGGGGGTGGTCTCAGGTCTGGCTCATCCATGTGGCTGGGATGGGCTGAGCTGACTTccaggcagtgggctgggggaggctgaCACGGGGAGCAGGTCCTGGACTCCACACACGTTGTCAGGGTGCCTCCTCCACTCTCAGTGGTGACGGCACTTACCTGCTGCCATCTGCTCAAGGCATGAGATGCAGAAGGATGTGTGATATGTCTTGCTCAGTGGAGGAGCGATTGCTTGATGCCGGCCGTGCAAAGGTGAAGAGCACACAGGCTTTCCAGTGAGGGTTCAGGAGAGATGAGGGCTCAGGACATGAGCACAGGCTGAGGAACAAGACTCAGAGTGGTCAGGCACCTGGAAGCATCTAAGTGGGGCCAGAAGAAAGGAGAACATGGTGCTACAGAAGCCTCTGCACGAGGAGTGGAGGGAGCTAGAGCCCCGGGCATCCTGGTGGATGAGGGTGGGTCCACTCAGGGACAGCAGGGTCTCTGTGTGCCTGGTACAGGACAGAAAGAGCCTGGCAGGGAATTGACGCACCCAATACATGATGGCAAAAGCTACTCGAGTAGGAGGCCGGGATGGCCTGTCCCTGGAGGGCCCACTGAGATGGTACTCAGTCTGCGTTTAGTGGGGGATGAGAAGGGACTGTTGTGAAGGGTATTTGAGGAGGGATCTTTGACCCAGGTGCTGATACCTTCAGTGGTCAGCAATTCCAGGGGCTTAGGTATGGCACAGCCTTTCTAGGCCATCAAGTCCAACTACTATTCCAGTGGCAGGTACCCAAGTCTGCACACACACCTCCTGAGCTGCTAGGGCTGGGGGCCACACTGCCTGGCAATGACTATCAGGAGCAGAGGGTGCAGcacccctcctcccctgtcccagCTGCTAGGCATAGGAACTGACCATGCAGTCTCAGTAAGTGACAGGGAGCAggtcagggagggaagaggatggCTAAACTCCAGGCCTCAACTCACAAGAAACCACAGAAAGATCTTGGTAGTCAGATTAGGGATGCTGGACCATGGCAGGacctggcagaggggagagagggataaaggCGCTGGGTATTACTCTCTGCtggagagagcagagggaaggctATGTTGGAAATGGGGCTTGTCTACAAAAGGGTCCTTCAGGGGGAAACGACACCCTGCCCCACTACATGATGCCAGAAGGCTGAGGAAAATTGGACCACTGATTTGGGTCATCCTTCTATCCACCCCCTGCCCACAGGATCAGTGAAGTGGAGCCTAAGTACTATGCAGATGGGGAAGATGCGTATGCAATGAAGCGGGATCTCACCCAGATGGCCGATGAGGTAAGAGTGGGGCCAGGGCCACAGTCCCCACAGATAAAGAAAAGCAAGGCAAGTAGGGGAGGCCCTGCTGAAAGGAAGGTGAAGCTCCCAGGGGCCCTAAAACAGCAGGAGGGCTGCAATGGCTGGAGGTGAGATGGACCAGGTGCCAGCTGTTGTGGCCACATTGCTGGGAGTCCTGACCCTTGTCACCTCCGTTTCCTCAGCTGTCAGGGAGGAAGCTGGGCCTTGTCAGGGCTTTGAAGGAGGCTACATCGGCCCAAGATTCCATTTTCAGGAAGAAGCTTGTGCCGCCCTGAGGCGTGATGTGAGAGGCAAGGGAGGAGGCCCCTGGATGCGCTGAGAGTGAGGGCTCCAGGATAGCAgtgggggcctggggacagcCATGGCCTGCCTCAAGGCTCAGGGGTAAGACAAAACAGGGCTGAGGAGAAAGTCAAGGTCCTACAGCAGCCTGTGTGAGGGAGGCATGAGCAAACTCCCTTTACAGGAGAAAAAatgggcccagagagggcagagccagaattcaacCCAATGCGGTCCTTTgtttcctgccctggccctgctgcctctcactgtgccccctgcccccagcaagtGACAGGCACAGAGTCCCCTGGGCTGCTTGAGAGGGCCTACGTGGTCTGGAGACTTAGTCCTAtctccttcctcctgcttctccctgggCTCCCAATGGCAGCTGAGGCGGCACCTGGAATTGAAGGAGAAGAGCAGGCACACAGTGCTGGGCGCCATCGAGAACAAGGTGGAAGGCAAGGGCAACTCGCTTCCAGGCTCAGGAGAGCCCTGTCGTGAGGAGAAGGGCCTGGCTGCAGAGGACAGCGGTGGTGACAGCAAGGACCTCAGCGAGGTCAGTGAGACCACAGAGAGCACCGACGTCAAGGACAGCTCAGAGGCCTCCGACTCGGCCTCCTAGAGCCTGCAAGCACTCATCTCCCTACTCTGGCCTGCCCATCCCATCCTCACCCGAGGTTTCACAATAAACTTCACCCAGTGGCCTTGGGGGATTTGTGTGTGCGAGTGGGCACATTTGGGGGGTGTGTGCCTCAGGCCCTTCTGTGTCCCTGTGGAGGTGGACCTCACAGCCTTTTGGCACAGCGTGTCCTGGAAAGCCCAAGTAGAAGGGAAGAGCTTTGTCGGGGCTTTGGAGGTGGAGCTCCCAAGTCTGTTGGCTTTCAGCATCTTTGGGCCCTAGGGAGGAACACCCTGGAGTTCTGGATGCCACACCCACCTAGGGGGGCAGATGCTCTGCCTTCTGAGCCCTGcccagtcactgccttgctggcCTCTAGACGCCTAAGTCCAACTGCTCACTGGGCTTATCTACTGATGTCCTATCTGGGTTATGGCCCAACCAGCTACCATTTGCGGAAGTCCTGGCAACTGCCCTTGATTCATCTCTCCCCTGCCATCCAAAAGGTCCATGAGTCCTGTGTGTTTGACCACCATAGTACTCCTTGAATCTACTCCCTAATCTAAGccttaatttgaaaataattaatagaCTTTTagtagttttaggtttacaaaatGGACTGATAGTACAGAGTTCCCATGTACCCCCTCTACCCCCCGCAGTTTCCCCTATTAACATTTTGAGCATTGTGttgcatttgttacaattgagccaatattgatatattattaactacagtccaGGGTTTACATTTCCCTCTTTGTGTTGGTACATCctatggattttaaaaaagatttcatctatttatttatttatttttagagagagggagagaaatatcaattggttgcctctcgaacaccccccccccaactcaggacccccacccacaacccaggcatgtgccctgactgggaatcgaaccagtggctgttcagttcacaggccggtactcaatccactgagccacaccagccagggctgtacattctatggattttgacaaatggATAATGTTATTTCATGCAGAATATAAAGACCTCTGTTTTGCATGGCTTCGCTATAACccccaaatttgttcctgtgccTCTTCCTTTGGCTGCAGCACCATCACTTGCTGCTCCTAGACCCTGAGCAGGCTGTCCGGGCTGCCCACCTCCCAGCGAAGCTCAGCACTCCTGAGCTGTCACTGTCCCTTAAGTCCCTGCTACTGCAGATGGCACACTACTTCCCCCGCCAGGCTGAATGTTTCGCCGCCAGGCTTGAAGCTCAATTCTCTTTGGCTGGCGCTTGGCACGTGATCAACAAGCAGCCGGGGAAGCTGTAACTACGGGGTGGGGATGGTGAGGATTGAAAGTTGAGTCTGCGCATGCCTGCCTGCTCCCTGTCTCGGGCGAATGCTGTATTCTGATCGGCTCAAATCGCGGTCCTCCCTGCAGGGGTGGCAAACAGATACTTGTCCCGCCTTCTGCGCCGGGCGTCAGAGCTTTCCGCTTCGCGAGCTGCGGCGGCCTCGTTCCCAGGCTCTGATTGGTCCAGCGGCAACGGCGAGGCGTCCCTGCGTTACTCAGCGGCGCCCCAGcgctggagggagggagccgtGACGGCTTGCGCGGTTCCTTTGTGGATCCcgccttcctccctctgcccagcccacaaGAACCCGGCCCGCCCTTTGCCCTTGGTGCCCTGCGTCCTTGGCGGGCGCTGACGCTTAGCCGCCCCCAGGCAGTTCGGTTTCCTGGGCGGAGGTGGGAACTGctaggggaaggaggggaagccGCAGGCCCGACTGGCCTTTGGGGCCCAGCACTTCCCTCGCCTCTGGGAGGGGCCGCTTTCGTTCCAAAAAACCAAGTTGTGGCTGGAAGGCTGATAGAA belongs to Phyllostomus discolor isolate MPI-MPIP mPhyDis1 chromosome X, mPhyDis1.pri.v3, whole genome shotgun sequence and includes:
- the NAA10 gene encoding N-alpha-acetyltransferase 10 isoform X1, which produces MNIRNARPEDLMNMQHCNLLCLPENYQMKYYFYHGLSWPQLSYIAEDENGKIVGYVLAKMEEDPDDVPHGHITSLAVKRSHRRLGLAQKLMDQASRAMIENFNAKYVSLHVRKSNRAALHLYSNTLNFQISEVEPKYYADGEDAYAMKRDLTQMADELRRHLELKEKSRHTVLGAIENKVEGKGNSLPGSGEPCREEKGLAAEDSGGDSKDLSEVSETTESTDVKDSSEASDSAS
- the NAA10 gene encoding N-alpha-acetyltransferase 10 isoform X2; the encoded protein is MNIRNARPEDLMNMQHCNLLCLPENYQMKYYFYHGLSWPQLSYIAEDENGKIVGYVLAKMEEDPDDVPHGHITSLAVKRSHRRLGLAQKLMDQASRAMIENFNAKYVSLHVRKRISEVEPKYYADGEDAYAMKRDLTQMADELRRHLELKEKSRHTVLGAIENKVEGKGNSLPGSGEPCREEKGLAAEDSGGDSKDLSEVSETTESTDVKDSSEASDSAS